The nucleotide sequence ACTTATTAGCAACAAATGTAAACTTTTTGTTTCCACTGACAGAACTTTTTGTTTCCGGTCGTTTCTGATAACTGAGAGAGAGCAACTTAGTGTTTCCACCGCGGTTGGTAAACATGGATCAAGATGATGAAATAGCTGCAGCAGCGGCGGCCTATATAGTGTTGTcgtcaaaaaagaaaaaaagaaagcacAAATGTTGGGTGAAACCAAGTCTCTGTGATAGAAGTGAATATGGTGGCATGCATCTACtcaatgtattaaaaaaagacgATGTATACataggaaataataaaaataatggtagtgtcaaaaattttttacgaATGTCCAGCACCGATTTTGAATGGTTATTATGTCAAATTGCCCCCAAAGTACAGAAAGAAGATACAAATTATAGACAAGCCATTTCACCAATGGAACGAATACTGCTCACACTGCGATTCCTTGCAACAGGCGATTCTTACCATTCCTTGATGTACTTGTTCAAAATTTCGGTATCATCAATTAGTAGAATTATACCAGAAGTATGTAAAGTAATCGCTGAAGTTCTGAAGGATAAACTTAAGGTAAGTAGATACCTCGGTAGATATACAGCTTTTCAATCAAATGACATAATGTAATTAGTAGTagacattttattaaattttaataaaaaccaattttttgaagtgtgagaaaaaaattaacaagatATTCtatttaaattctaaataaaaaatttaaaaaatctaattaaaaaattaaagagatattctttttaacaaataatattttatcaGTAATTTACATCAAGTCCTGCATCTGACATGGCCAGACGTATCGCATCAGATATAGATGATTCTTGAAGATTTCTACAAGGCTGCTTTTCTTTTGAGAGTGTCGAATTGTTTGTCTCTGTTTGGGGAAGATAGTTAGTTTCATAACAAGAGCTATTTGGGGATGGCATAGGTGTGTGTGTTGTTGAGGCTGGTGATGTTACAGAATCATTGGTACTGGATGAGTAATAGTTCTGGTTATCTGAATAATATCTTGCTGTGTTGTTATTGGCCGAAGGTGTATGCCAACTTTGATAACATGGAAATGGCCGATCGTATTTACCCATAGATGCGTCATACAAAATATTAGAGATCAAATGCTCTACCGTGTTTTTAGCGTTTTCATTTTGAAGATTTTCGATTTTACAGGCAACTAGTTCGCCGAAAATTTGGAACCGATTACGTGGCTTTTTATTTTGTAGCTGCTTCAGCAATACATATGCCTCTTCCTGTCGTTCGTCAGTTTTCACATCAGCTTGTCTTTTCTTCATTGTTTTTGGACTTTTAAAGAGCCTAGGTCCCTGTTTACTTTTTGTAGTGCTGCTTGTGGAAGGCGTTGGAGATCTGGTTCTGTTTTCATTAGGCTTTGTAGGTGTTTCAGTAATAGCACCAACAGTTTTGTTCAGAGTGTCGACGTCATTGTTCGCCTCTCCAACAATAAAAGAAGAATCAGTTACTGCATCTGCCTCGTCTGCTATATTGGAATCTTGCGATTCAACTTCCCCGCTGTCCGTTGCACTGCTGTCTGACCCATCATCTTCACcctgaaaattaaaaatatatttttacttcttactCTTTTAATATGAAATACAAATTATATTTAAAGCGAGAGAAGTTTTGATTAAACAAATTTacctgttttttatttttcagaTGCCTCAGAGTAGAGAGGAGTGGCTTATTACGGGACATCAATTCGCTAATCTTTGGAATTTTCCTAAATGTGCCGGGGTTATGGATGGCAAACACATTATGATACAAGCACCAAAACATAGTGGCAGTGAATTTCATAATTATAAGTCCTTCTTCAGTGTGGTGTTATTTATTGTGGCCAACGCAAATTATGAGGTGATGTATCTTAATGTGGGCAGCCAAGGTCGTATATCCGACGGTGGAGTGTTTGACAGTACtcatttcaaaaaaatgttatatcAAAACACGCTCAATTTGCCTGAATTAGAACCATTGCCAGGAAGAACAAAAGCTGTTCCGTTTGTTTTTCTAGGAGATGACGCTTTTCCCCTATCACCAAACTTATTGAAACCTTACCCTGGCACTCAAGAGAAAGGTTCctcaaaacgaatttttaattaCCGCTTGTCACGCGCTAGGCGTATTTCTGAGAACGTTTTTGGAATCATGTCTGCTAGGTTCAGGGTATTAAGAAAACCCATGCTACTTGAACCCGACAGAGTGGAATTAGTTGTTGCTGCATGTGTATATCTCCATAATTTTCTGAGAAGCAGTTTACATTCCCGAAAGTCATACTCACCTCCTGGCACCTTTGATTCAGAAGACAAAGATACGGGCGAAAGGATCCCAGGTTCTTGGAGAAACGAAATAAACAACAATATGTTTGCATCACTGCAAAAACAAGCACGTAATTCAACGTTGGAAGCTAAACAAGTTCGAGATGAATTTGCTCAATATTTTATGTCACCCGAAGGAATGGTTCcatggcaaaataatttttaactttgtataaaaattacaaataaaacaaaaaaaaatacgtaCCTCACTTGTAGTTATTTCTTTTTCAGTACATTTTCTAACTTTGTTCCTGCCCGCAAGAAACAACAAGACTTCATAAGCAAACCACTTTGAAATAAATACGGCGCCGGCTCCCGACTTTTTTAACGTACgatatttttttctttctctATAGAATTGTGCAAtaacatttttcatttttcttttcactTCTTCTATATTTGAGCCTGTTTTTTCTGCCAATGTTGTCCAAGCATCGTGTTTCGCATTTCTACATTTATACTGGGCGTGCTTTGTATTCCATAAACACTCACAAAGCTTATAGTTTTCGATTAATTCGAGTACTAACTCATTTGTCCACATGAACggcatttttctattttttcacaCGTCCGACCGACTATAAATTATTCCACGTTCGCCGTCGAGCTGCACTAGACAAAAACAAGTCACTACAAGTTGCTGTATCTGTTTCCACTCAGACAACAATATGTTTATGTTGCCTGTTGTTGCCGTATTTCTTTTGAAGTTTACCGCTAAAACTGGAAACCACCAACAATCGCAAACATGCAACATTTGTTGTCGAAACAAGAAGAAacactttgaaaaaaaaagaaaagaacttTGAGGAACTTTGCGAAACATTTTTAAGCAACAAGCAACAGAAACACAAAAGTTCCTTCATGTTCCTCTGGTGGAAACTATACTTTAGATCGCTAAAATTGTTAAGCCTGTTTAACAACAAAACGTAGACACGAAACTCTGGCCGATGAAATTGCGACGTTGCCGTTGTGAGTAGATTTTCCAGGTAACCACAGAAAATAACAACcgataataaatatacaaaataaatacggtAAACGCTATCTTCTCTGCACTTTTGAGGTGGAAGACAGTGTTTGGCGCCGGAAAATGGAAAGGTATCTGGAAACTTTAGACAGTGATGACACACAGTCAGAAGGAGGGTCAAAAAGGAAGGACAGATATATGGATAACGAGGAAgatgatatttttagaaagagCAAAAAGTTCTCGAGAACACCAACAAAAAATCAAGAGAAAAGAAATGAAGAAACAAAAATTGATCAATTATTAATAATGATGAGCCGATAACattaaggaaataaaaagaaatcaaaaagaaAGCAAGGAAGCAATAGAAAAGCTCATTATAGAAAACAGAGCGCTGAGAAAAGAAAATGCGGAACTAAAACAAGAGAATATAGAAATCAAGGAGGAACTCAGAGAAATAACAAACCACATGGAAGTTATGGAAAAACACCGACGAATAAATAACGTAGTCATGAACGGTCTAAGGATAGACACATATGAACAAGCAGGGTTAAAAGAAACAACTAACAATTTCATCAAACAACACTTAGGAGTAGAGGTTAAAATAAGGAATGCTCACAAGCTAGGAGAAAAAACATGCCTCATTGAATTAGAAAACCaggaagaaaaaagaaaaataatggaaaaaaagtATAAGTTAAAAGAAATAAGAGGGCTGAAGGTATATATTAACGAAGATGCAACCATAAGAGAACGAGAAATACAGAAAACAATTAGAAACATTGCTCAGGAAGAAAGAAACAAAGGAAATGAAGTCAAGATTGGAGTAAAAAAAATATGGGTAAACAACAACGAATGGAAGTGGAACGACAAAGAAGGAAAAATGATCAAAACAGCATCAAAAAACTAGCAGACAATTGTACCATGGGAATAACGATGACGACACAAGTACAGAAAAAGGATAACGATAATTCAAAAAAAggacaaaagagaaaaaaaatgaaaaccggACAaaaacatggaatgtaagaggcacatataGAGAAGGTAAACTTAAACATCTAGCGAGAGAAATCGAAAAGTTCCAATTTGACATAGTAGCCTTGCAGGAGACGAAACAGCTGGGAAATGATATATTAGAAATAGAAGATACAGTGTTTTTTAATAGCGGCGGAAAGAATAGAACACTAGGCACAGGTTTTATGCTACGAAAAGAACTAAAGGAAGCAATAGTAGAATTCAAGCCAATATCAGATCGAATATGTAGTATCAGGATCaagggaaaataccaaaaaatcacTCTCATAAATATTCACGCACCATCTGAAGAAAAAGATAATGATGTCAAAGAATCTTTTTACAGTGAACTAAATAGAACAATCGAAAGTATATCCAGATACgacatgaaaattattttaggcgACGCAAATGCCAAAATAGGGAAGGAAGAAGTATTTAGACCGACAATAGGAAAACATAGTAAACACAATGAAACTAATGAAAACGGACAGTTCCTCATAGATTTTGcaagagaaaaaaatatgatcataatgagcacatatttcgaaagaaaagaaatacacaaggaaacatggatatcgccagatagaaagaccaaaaaccaaatagatcacgtGCTGATCGAAAAAGAAGAGCAGCAATGTATAAAGAAGATTAGAACATACAGAGGACCAGATGCCGACTCCGACCATTACATGGTGGGTATCAAAATGAAGCAACTGATAcctgaaaacaaaaacaaaataaaagaaaagaaatgtaTAAATAAACCAATTCGGTTTGCAACAAAAAAGAGCAAGAAACATACAGAGAAACAATGGAAAGGgaactaaaaaagatacaaatagaAGAACAAACGGAGAACAACTGGGAAATCATAAAGCAAGTAATGAACAAAGCAGCAAAAGAATGTAATAAACAAGAGATTAAAAAGAGGAAGGAGTGGTTCGACATAGAGTGCCAAAAAGAAATAGAACTAAGACAATCATTAAGGATggaaatgatcaagaaagaaacaACAGAGACGCATGATAGATATATAGAacaaagacaaaaagtaaagaggttgttgagagaaaagaagagaaaacacttagataataagctaaaagaaatagaagagaactacagaaa is from Diabrotica virgifera virgifera chromosome 9, PGI_DIABVI_V3a and encodes:
- the LOC126891250 gene encoding uncharacterized protein LOC126891250, which produces MDQDDEIAAAAAAYIVLSSKKKKRKHKCWVKPSLCDRSEYGGMHLLNVLKKDDVYIGNNKNNGSVKNFLRMSSTDFEWLLCQIAPKVQKEDTNYRQAISPMERILLTLRFLATGDSYHSLMYLFKISVSSISRIIPEVCKVIAEVLKDKLKMPQSREEWLITGHQFANLWNFPKCAGVMDGKHIMIQAPKHSGSEFHNYKSFFSVVLFIVANANYEVMYLNVGSQGRISDGGVFDSTHFKKMLYQNTLNLPELEPLPGRTKAVPFVFLGDDAFPLSPNLLKPYPGTQEKGSSKRIFNYRLSRARRISENVFGIMSARFRVLRKPMLLEPDRVELVVAACVYLHNFLRSSLHSRKSYSPPGTFDSEDKDTGERIPGSWRNEINNNMFASLQKQARNSTLEAKQVRDEFAQYFMSPEGMVPWQNNF